From the Myxococcaceae bacterium JPH2 genome, the window CCGTCACGCCCAGCAGACACGTGCCCTCGGTGGACAGTCCCAGCTCCTCGGAGGTGAGGGCCATGCCGCGCTCGAACTCGCCGTGGCGGGCCGCGTCCAGGATGAGCGAGGTGTACGTATAGACGCGCGCCTTGCGGGCGTTGGGCGTCGTGGCCAAGAGGGGCGCGGCCTCGGTCAGCGTCTGACGCAGCAGGGCCTGGCCTCGGGCGCGGTCCAGCTCCAAGTAGAAGCGCCCTTCGATGTGGCGCAGGAGGAGGTCCTCGCCCGCGTCCAGGGAGCCAGGAGTCCGCAGCGCGTCCAGGCCTCTGCGCATGAGGGCCTCGTCCTCGGGGCGGCGCAGCGGCGTGCGCGCCAGGTCCGCCACCACGAAGAGCCGCGCCATGGAGGGCGGGGTGTCGCAGCGGGCCGCGCGATCGAGCTGCTCGCGCGCCGCGGGGAAGTCCAGCGCGCGGTGGAACGCCGTGGCGAGCCCGGTGTACGCCAGCTCCGTGTAGGCGCAGTTGTCCGGGGACCGCTGGATGGCCTCCTCGGTGTACGCGTGCGCCAGGGCCAGCTCGCCCCGCATGCGAGCAGTCTGTCCCAGCTCCTGGAGCAGGCGCAGCTCCTGGCCCCACTCGTGGCCGGCGCGGGCTCGCTGGAGCGCGGAGAGCGCGTGGGCGTGCGCCTCCACGGGGTGGTGCAGGTTGCCCTCCGCGAGCGCCAGCTCGCGCAGCAGCGTGGTGCAGCGGTACGCGGGCCGCGCATCCTCGCCACACGCGCGCAGCACCTCGGGCGTGAGCGCCTGGGCGCGCCGAGGCTCACCCGCCATCACCGCGGCCCGCGTCCGTCGCTCCAGCGCGAGCAGGGTGAACCACGGGTCCCGGGTGTCGCGGGCCAGCGCCTGGTACTCGTCCAGGTGCGTGCGCGCGTCCTGCTCGAACACGAGCGCGCCCAGGAGCTGATCCTCCTGCCGGGCCTCGCGCAGGCGGGAGATGAGCGCAGCCAGCTCGCCCGGGGGCAGCGTCCCCACGGACAGCTGGGCATATGCCCGCGCCAGGGGACGGCGGACCGCGAAGTCCCGCCGGGACGCGGTGCGGCGCACGGCGTCCACCAGGTCGGAGCCGCCGTCATGCGCGTCCAGCGCCGCGGCCAGCTCGCGCAGGGCTTCCACGCGCTCGGGCGAGTCCGCGGTGCGCAGGCCGTCATAGAGGCACAGCCGAGCCATGCCGGGCACCGTCTGCGCTTCCGCGACGGACATGGGCGCGCCGCCCGTCACCATGCGGCGGCAGGACTCCCACGCCCCCTCCCAGGACTTCTTCTCGTCGTTCGCTCGCGAGCGCAGCTCCACGGCGCGCCGCGCGGCCTCGTCGCTCCACCCTGGCTCCTTGAGGGCGGCCACCTGCTCGAAGGCTTCGGCCGCCGTCATGAACAGGCCCAGGGCGCGCAGCGCGAGCCCGCGGTTCCACAGGGCCTGGGGATGCCGAGGCTGCTGCTTGAGGGCCTGCTCCGCGAGCGCCAGCGCCTCCTCCGGCGCGCCGCGCGCGAGGGCCAGCACGGCCCGGTCGCTGCTCGCGTCGGGCGAAGGCGCCAGCGCGTCGAGGAAGGGCCCCGCCTGGACCAGCTCTCCGCGCAGCAGGTACGCGGCCGCGATGCCCCGCTTGTCTCCCGCGTCCTCCAGCCGGGCCAGCTCGCGCAGGGACAGCGCTCGGGACGCGTCCGGGGCGCCGCGCATCACCTCGTAGGGCCGGTGGCGGTCCGCCCCCGGGTGCGTCAGGCGCGCCTCCAGCGAGCGCGTCGGGGCCTGGGCGAGCCACAGCTCGGAGGTCGTGCGCTCGTCCGCGCGGCGAGAGACGAACATCACCACCGCGAGGCTGGCCGCGAGCGCCAGCGGCGCCACCACCCACGCCCAATGGGGGCGAGCGCGGACGCGGGACGGCGTCGGAGGTGCCTCGGCCTCGGCGGGGTGCAGGACGTCATCCGCCAGCAGTTCCAGGGCGAGCAGCTCCTGCATGCGCGGTGGACACGTGGCGCACTGGGCCAGGTGGTGGCGGAAGTTCTCCGCGTCCACCGGCGGAAGCTCCCCGTCGACGAAGGACTCCAGCTTGTCGCATGGGGCGCTCATGGCGTGGACCCGTCCTCGGCGGACAAGTGGAGGCGAAGGGACTGGCGCGCCTCGGTCAGCCAGCGCCCCACGGTGCCTTCCGGGACCCCCTCCAACTGCCGGGAGATGGCGCGGTAGCGCATGCCCGAGGCGTGCAGGCGGTAGGCGGTGCGTTGGGGCTCGGGGAGCGACTCGATGGCGCGCTCGAAGTCTTCGCGGGAGACGCGCTCCCACTGCTCGTGGGGCGTGGGCTCGGAGGCGGTCTCGGTGAGCTGCACCACGCGCAGGGCGGGCTGGCCCAGCGCCTCGGTGCGCCGGCGACGGCAGTGATCCAGGAAGCGGTTGCTCAGGGTGGTGCTCAGCCAGACGGCGACCGCGCCGGCGGGTTCTCCCTCCAGCCGGTCGAAATGCCGATAGGCGCGCTCCAGCGTCTCCTGCACCAGGTCCTCCGCGTCGATGCCGCCGCCCGTGCACAACCGCACGGCCATGCGCAGCAAGCCCTGCCGCCGCGCACGCGCGAACGCCTCGAACCGATGACGGTCGATTGGCGGGGCGGCAGGCCCGTTCTTCGTCTCCCTGCTTTCACGTCGGTCCAAGCTTGGAGTGCCCCCTCCGGCCGTATGAACGCCGAACGTGAAGTCTCTTCGCGGGAAAGTCCAGGATGCGTCACGGCCCATGGGCCGAGGCCTCACCACCCACACTGGCTCTGGGCGTGCCCTCTGGGGCGGCGCCCGTGCTCGGGTGTGGGGAGGCCGCTGTCTTCGCTACATCCGCCAGTGGGTGGCGCCACCGCTCGGCACGGAGGTCGGCTCCGCGGCGGGGGCGGGCTTCGCGTACACCTCGCGGAAGCGGGCGCGGAGCATCTCGATGGTCTTCTTGACGCCCTCGTCCAGCGCGGGCGCGGACAGCCGGGCCAGCTCCAACGGCACGGGCGGCGCCACCGGGCGCGCGTCCGAGACCTGCCGACTGCACTGCTCGAGGAAGCACTGGTGCATCGTGGTGAGCAGCCACCCGCGCACCGCACTGGGGTCCCGGTCCTCCAGAGTCTCGAAGACGTGCAGGGCCTGCTCCAGCGTCTCGCTCACCAGGTCTTCCGGATCGAACTTGCTGCCCGCGCACAACCGCGCGGCCAGGCGCTCCAGGTCCGGTCGGTACTCACGGACGAAACCACCAAAGGCATTCAAACGGCCGTTCAACTTCATCCAAGTCCCCCCAGCCCCTTCTTGATGCCGTGCATATTGCGCTCCAGCCCTGACGCACCTGCTGGGGTCGCGTCCGATACAACGCTCAGCATGATGAATCTTGGATCAAAACACATGGTGCGAAGAGTCAAATAACCCGCGCGCTCAGAGGGAAACCTGGGTGGGTCTGAACCCGCCATGGGGTGAAGTCCTCCCACCCTGTGAGACGGCGAATCAGGTGGGTGAAACATTTTCGCGAATCCACCTCCGGCGTTGCGCTGACAGGCTGCGAAACCCTCACTCCGAGAGTCTGGTGACGAGCGCGGGCCAGTCCGTGGCCAGGGGCAGGCGGCCCTCCGCGTGCTCGGGGCGTCCTCCGCCACGGCCTCCGGCGGCCTCGGCGGCGCGCTTGAGGAAGGCCCCGCAGGCGAAGGTGGACTGGGGGCCTCGGGCCACGAGGACGGGCATCCCCTCGGGTGTGCGCCCCGCCAGGAGCACCACGGCCTTGGGGTGGGTGACGAGGCGGGCGGCCACGGCGCGCAGCTCCTCCGGGCCCGCGGCATCCAGCACGGCGACCACGCGGGCATCCTCGGAGCGCGCCATCTGCTCCGCCAGCTCGCGGGCGATGTGCTCGGCGGCGCGTGCGCGGGCGGCGCCCAGGGCCTCTCGGGCCGTGGTGAGGTCGCGCTGGAGCTTGTCCACGACGGTGGGCACCTCGCCGGGGCCGCAGGTGAAGGCGCGGCCCAGGCTCCGCAGGGCGCCGGCCTCCTCCCACAGCTCGCGGCGCGCGCGAGGCCCCGCGGAGAAGAGGACGCGGCCCTTGCCCTTGTAGCGCTCCACGCCCAGCACGCGCACCAGCCCCACCTGCGCCGAGCCCGTGCAATGGGTCCCGCCGCAAGGGGACACGTCGAAGTCGCCAATCTGGATGACGCGAATGGAGGCGCTCACCTTGGGGGCCCGGCGCAGCGGCAGCGCGGCGAGTTCCTCCGGGGTGGGGAAGAAGGCGCGGATCCGCACGTCGTCGTCGATGACCGCGTTGACGAGCGCCTCGGCCTCGGCCACGCGCCGCTCATCGAGCGCGTCCTGGTCCGTGTCGAGGGTGCACAGGGTCTCGCCCAGTCGCGAGGACACGGTGGCCGCGCCCGCCACGTCCATGAGCGCGCGCGACAGCATGTGCTGGCCGGTGTGCAGCGCCATGTGCACGCGGCGCCGGGCGCGGTCCACGTCGCCGCTCAACTCGGTGCCCACGGCGGGCAGGGCCGCGCTGGCCTCCAGGGTCAGCAGGTGGTGCACCACGCCCGCGTCGTCCACCTGGACGTCGCGCACGGGCAGGCCGCCGAGCACGCCGTGGTCCGCCATCTGGCCGCCCGCCTCCGGATAGAAGGCGGTCTGGTCGAGCACGACGGAGGGCGCGCCCTGGAATTGGGCGTGGGCGAGCACGCGGGCGCGGAAGTGGAGGAGGAACGGATCAGAGAAGTAGAGGCGCTCGGTGGGGAGCATGGTGGTGGGGATAACACGCGGGCGATGAAACCGGCGGCGCGCTCGTGTCACTCCTTGGCGCGCGGCCAAGGTGGCCCCGCGCTGCCGGCCCCCTTGCTGGGGGGCGGGTGGCCTTGCTCACACCCCACATCTCCAGGTGATGTCCATGAACCGTCGGCTCATGCTGTCGTTGTCTGCTGTCCTGCTGTTCCCCCTGTCCTCGCTCGCCAGCTCCGAGGCGGACGCGCCCGCTCACGCGTGTGACAAGGCTCGGAGCGAGGAGGCCGACGCGCGCCCCGCGCCCCGCGCCGCCACGCCTCGCTCCGACGCTCCGTCGGTGGGGCCCGTCTCCGCGCGCGTGACGGTGGAGGTGTGGTCCGACTTCGAGTGCCCGTACTGCGCTCGCGGCGCGACGACCCTGAGCGCCCTGCGCGCGAAGTACGGAGACCGGGTGCGCTTCGTCTTCCGGAACCTGCCGCTGCCGGGACACGCGCACGCCAAGCTGGCCGCCGCCGCCGCGATGGCCGCGAACGAGCAGGGGAAGTTCTGGGAGTTCCACGACGGCCTCTTCGCCCAGCAGGACGCGCTGGACCGCGCGGGGCTGGAGTCTTTGGCCCGCAAGCTGGGGCTGGACGTGGCGCGCTTCCGCACCGCGCTCGACAAGCGCTCGTGGGACTCCTACGTGGAGGCGGACGCGGTGGAGGCCCGTTCGCGCGGCGTCCTCGGCACGCCCACCTTCTTCGTCAACGGCCAGCCCGTGACGGGCGCGCAGCCCATCGAGAACTTCGCGCAGCTCATCGACGCGGAGCTCTCACGCTGAACCCCGCCTGGCCTCAGCGGGGCTCCCACTCCAGGTAGAGCTGCTTGGGGCCCCGGTGCAGGAAGTTGGGCAGGTAGACGATGGGCTTGTCCGCCTGGAGGCGCGGGTTGTCCATCCGCGCCAGCAGCACTTCCATGGCCACGCGCACCTCCAGGCGGGCGAGTTGCGCGCCCAGGCAGTAGTGGATGCCCGCGCCAAAGCCCAGGTGTCGGCCGGTGTCCGGTCGGCGAATCTGGAACCGGTCCGGCGCCTGGAAGGTGCCCGCGTCCCGGTTGGCCGAGCCGAACAACACCAGCACGCGCGCGCCCTCGGGCAATTCGGCGTCGCCCAGCGACACCGCGCGCCGCGTGGTGCGCATCATCCCTTGGAGTGGTGTGTCCAGGCGCACCGCCTCCTCCACCGCGCGCGGCAGCAGGGTGGGCTCGTCGCGCAGCGCCTTCCAGCGCTCGGGCTCGCGCAGCAGCATCACCTGCATGTTGCCCAGCAGGTTGGTGGTCGTCTCGTGCCCGCCGAAGTGCAGGCCCATCACCAGGTTGATGAGCTCCGCGTCCTCCAGGGGTGGGCCCTCCTCGGGACGCGTGGCGACGAGCGCGCTCGTCAGGTCGTCGCGAGGGGACTGGCGGCGCTCGTGGATGAGGGCGGCCATGTAGTGCTGGAAGGCGACGAGGCTGCGCGCGCACTCCACCTGCCGCGCCACCGGCAGGTTGCCGCCGGACAACAGCGACATGTCCTCGGTCCACACGCGGAAGCGCTCCAGGTCCGCGTCCGGCATGCCGAGCAGCAGGCCGATGACCCGCGCCGGCAGCGGGAAGTTGAAGCGCGACACCACCTCCGCGCGCCCCAAGGGGACGAAGTCGTCCGCCATGCGCGTGGCCAGCTCGCGGATCCGCGGCTCGAGTGCGCCCACCCGCTGCGGCGCCAGGGCGCGCGACACGATGGCGCGCATGCGCGTGTGGTACGGCGCGTCCGCGTCCACCAGCGAGGGCAGGCGGGGATATCCCTGGGCCAGCACCTCCAGGACTTCGGGCGGCGGCGGCACGGGGCTGGCGAACGCGTTGGCGGACAGGAAGTCCCCCGGATTGCCCAGCACCGCGCGCACGTCCTCGTGACGCGAGACGACCCACAGGTTCAGCGCCTCGCTGAAGTGGATGGG encodes:
- a CDS encoding thioredoxin domain-containing protein encodes the protein MNRRLMLSLSAVLLFPLSSLASSEADAPAHACDKARSEEADARPAPRAATPRSDAPSVGPVSARVTVEVWSDFECPYCARGATTLSALRAKYGDRVRFVFRNLPLPGHAHAKLAAAAAMAANEQGKFWEFHDGLFAQQDALDRAGLESLARKLGLDVARFRTALDKRSWDSYVEADAVEARSRGVLGTPTFFVNGQPVTGAQPIENFAQLIDAELSR
- a CDS encoding sigma-70 family RNA polymerase sigma factor, with the protein product MGRDASWTFPRRDFTFGVHTAGGGTPSLDRRESRETKNGPAAPPIDRHRFEAFARARRQGLLRMAVRLCTGGGIDAEDLVQETLERAYRHFDRLEGEPAGAVAVWLSTTLSNRFLDHCRRRRTEALGQPALRVVQLTETASEPTPHEQWERVSREDFERAIESLPEPQRTAYRLHASGMRYRAISRQLEGVPEGTVGRWLTEARQSLRLHLSAEDGSTP
- a CDS encoding CHAT domain-containing protein, whose product is MSAPCDKLESFVDGELPPVDAENFRHHLAQCATCPPRMQELLALELLADDVLHPAEAEAPPTPSRVRARPHWAWVVAPLALAASLAVVMFVSRRADERTTSELWLAQAPTRSLEARLTHPGADRHRPYEVMRGAPDASRALSLRELARLEDAGDKRGIAAAYLLRGELVQAGPFLDALAPSPDASSDRAVLALARGAPEEALALAEQALKQQPRHPQALWNRGLALRALGLFMTAAEAFEQVAALKEPGWSDEAARRAVELRSRANDEKKSWEGAWESCRRMVTGGAPMSVAEAQTVPGMARLCLYDGLRTADSPERVEALRELAAALDAHDGGSDLVDAVRRTASRRDFAVRRPLARAYAQLSVGTLPPGELAALISRLREARQEDQLLGALVFEQDARTHLDEYQALARDTRDPWFTLLALERRTRAAVMAGEPRRAQALTPEVLRACGEDARPAYRCTTLLRELALAEGNLHHPVEAHAHALSALQRARAGHEWGQELRLLQELGQTARMRGELALAHAYTEEAIQRSPDNCAYTELAYTGLATAFHRALDFPAAREQLDRAARCDTPPSMARLFVVADLARTPLRRPEDEALMRRGLDALRTPGSLDAGEDLLLRHIEGRFYLELDRARGQALLRQTLTEAAPLLATTPNARKARVYTYTSLILDAARHGEFERGMALTSEELGLSTEGTCLLGVTVDDERTFVAARGADGRLVAHYDELRRTPLTDVTGLIPSDVLAALRDCPSIQVVARPPVQGRAGLLPSEFAWSYRVGPARPSAPAATPHRLVVSDVVPPSELRLPELQPWHDDATEGDAPVVLRGPAATPSRVLEAMRDATEVQIHAHGLIDPGMSDASLLVLSPESEGGRFALTAADVQASPLHGHPVVVLAACHAAHATAYVHENFGLPLAFVTAGARAVLAATQVIPDSEASAFFTPVLSRIRAGESAAPVLRDARRAWLAAHPGATWVEQVLLFE
- a CDS encoding alanyl-tRNA editing protein gives rise to the protein MLPTERLYFSDPFLLHFRARVLAHAQFQGAPSVVLDQTAFYPEAGGQMADHGVLGGLPVRDVQVDDAGVVHHLLTLEASAALPAVGTELSGDVDRARRRVHMALHTGQHMLSRALMDVAGAATVSSRLGETLCTLDTDQDALDERRVAEAEALVNAVIDDDVRIRAFFPTPEELAALPLRRAPKVSASIRVIQIGDFDVSPCGGTHCTGSAQVGLVRVLGVERYKGKGRVLFSAGPRARRELWEEAGALRSLGRAFTCGPGEVPTVVDKLQRDLTTAREALGAARARAAEHIARELAEQMARSEDARVVAVLDAAGPEELRAVAARLVTHPKAVVLLAGRTPEGMPVLVARGPQSTFACGAFLKRAAEAAGGRGGGRPEHAEGRLPLATDWPALVTRLSE
- a CDS encoding cytochrome P450, with the protein product MSIPSAPDFQQRFQPPHLEDPYPLYERLRHEAPIHFSEALNLWVVSRHEDVRAVLGNPGDFLSANAFASPVPPPPEVLEVLAQGYPRLPSLVDADAPYHTRMRAIVSRALAPQRVGALEPRIRELATRMADDFVPLGRAEVVSRFNFPLPARVIGLLLGMPDADLERFRVWTEDMSLLSGGNLPVARQVECARSLVAFQHYMAALIHERRQSPRDDLTSALVATRPEEGPPLEDAELINLVMGLHFGGHETTTNLLGNMQVMLLREPERWKALRDEPTLLPRAVEEAVRLDTPLQGMMRTTRRAVSLGDAELPEGARVLVLFGSANRDAGTFQAPDRFQIRRPDTGRHLGFGAGIHYCLGAQLARLEVRVAMEVLLARMDNPRLQADKPIVYLPNFLHRGPKQLYLEWEPR